The sequence CCATGAAATGAAACGGCTAGGTAGCGATTGTATATACCTGGACATCAGCCACAAATCAGAAGATTTTATTCGCGCTCATTTCCCCACCATCTATCAGGAGTGCCTCACCTTTGGTATCGACATTACCAAAGAGCCTATTCCAGTGGTCCCTGCGGCACACTACACCTGTGGTGGCATTGTGGTGGATAAACACGGACAAACGGATTTGAAAAATCTGTACGCGATTGGCGAATCCTCCTTCACCGGGCTACATGGGGCCAATCGTATGGCCAGCAACTCCCTGCTCGAATGTTTGGTCTATGCCCGAGCCGCAGCGGAATCCATCGCGGAACAGCTGGACACAATTCCCCCGGTCGCGGAGATTGCCCCTTGGGATGAGTCTCGCGTAACCAATTCGGATGAAGACGTAGTAATTTCACACAACTGGGAAGAGCTGCGCCGCTTTATGTGGGACTATGTCGGGATTGTCCGCACCCAAAAACGCTTGGAGCGTGCCACCCATCGCATCAAGCTGCTACAAAAAGAAATCCATGAGTACTACTCGAATTACAAAGTCGGCAACGACCTGATCGAGCTGCGCAATCTGGCACTGGTGGCCGAGCTCATCATCCGCTCCGCAACCCAAAGAAAGGAAAGCCGCGGGCTGCACTATTCGCTGGATTACCCTGCGCGCGCAGAAGTCGCCACCGACACAGTGCTAGTACCGATGAACTTTGCCAGCCAGGATATCTTCGTTCGCTAGCGCGGCCAGCCGCGCCGCAAGCGCATATAAACCTGCCTGTACGCCGTTTGATCAACGAATCCAGACGGCGTCAATATCAACGACTGCATCGCCTTAGCATCGCCGCGTAAACCTAACACCATCACTCGGCTGTTCAAAAATCGCCCGCCCAGCTTGGTGCGGCGATTGGACTGGTCGCGATAGTGCAGCACAATATGGTCAGGCTCGAAAGTCACATAATCTAACCGACGGTACTCCCGCCAAGCACGAAGTAGCTGAACGAGACTCCAACAGAGTACAAGTAGAGCCACGCACTTGGCCCAGAGCTCGCATGGATACGGAAGGAGAAGAAAAATCAAACAAATGTGTAGCAAAAGCAACACACGATAAAGCGGTTGTGGCGCGATTCCGTAGGAGTCCGCCACGTTGGATGGTAGTAATGGATTGACCGCGCTAGCGGCCATCTTGCAAGCCGGTGTGCGAAAGAATAATTGTGACGATTCGCCGCAGGTTTTCATCGTCTGGCAGGTTTTTGCGTAGAAACCAGTTAAACAGGTCTTGATCTTCGCACTCTAGCAGAGCTTCAAAAAGCTGTTGTTCCTCTGCGGTGAGTGAATGAAAGTGATTTTCCAGGAACGGCAAAAGCACTAAATCGAGTTCGAGCATGCCTCTTCGGCTCGCCCAGCGCAATCTGTTAATATCCATCAAAACTGTCTTCTCTGTATTTTTTGACGAGTATAAACAATTCCCCGGCCGCACGTCTGCGCCAGATACCACGCCTATATCAGAGGAAAAACCATGTGGAGTGAATTACCTCAACTGCCCGCTCCGGAAATCGACCTGTTACCGGACCCAATTCAGCACCCGGTGCTCGTAAACCTGAGTGACTATCGGCTTATTGTTATTACCGGCCCGGATGGCGAAAAATTTCTTCAAGGCCAAACCACCTGTGATTTTCGCCGGCTTGAGCAACACGAATGGCTTCGCGGGGCGCACTGCAACGCAAAAGGCAGAATGCACAGCACATTTGTCGCCGCCAAAATTGACGATCAGCAAATCGGGCTGCGAGTGCACGCCAGCATTGCCGAGTCCGCTCTCAAAGCCTTGCAAAAATATATTGTCTTCTCCAAAGCAGAAGCCAGGGTTCACACGGCCTTGCTAGTTGGAGTGCTCGGCGACGCAGCCGAGGC comes from Teredinibacter turnerae and encodes:
- a CDS encoding succinate dehydrogenase assembly factor 2, whose amino-acid sequence is MDINRLRWASRRGMLELDLVLLPFLENHFHSLTAEEQQLFEALLECEDQDLFNWFLRKNLPDDENLRRIVTIILSHTGLQDGR